One Electrophorus electricus isolate fEleEle1 chromosome 10, fEleEle1.pri, whole genome shotgun sequence genomic region harbors:
- the ttyh1 gene encoding protein tweety homolog 1 isoform X1, which yields MAAMATVPSYSPSMWVRLCHALPRLDLTMQTRDNVFAPDSWEYQQTLLVLSSLSAIALVLSLLVILSFLIHYCCCHRSNSGREEEEDDDDGSRARKGRGICCVTWVSVAAVTLCCVAIGIGFYGNSEANDGMYQLTSSLLTANYTLASINLLVSDTVAGLQQSVLGPLTSLEEVFGGSKPALVSTRSCRRLSERVASLLSSITLSKGLSFSTAASRPTGNESAARLLTPAPPSVAPTLTPTSNSIPSSFSPGWAANILLVNEDYRWLSYVLLLLLDLVVCLFILLGLAKQVRWLLILMTVLAWLALFLSWGSLGLETATVVALSDFCFDPNTFVVNSTHFTTGTSTEILDYYLSCSRRMTSPFQQLLTQSQRALSSIHSHLFNLERDTLPRFPKAEKPLREVQQMLNITEGNFHQLVALLNCRGLNKDYIDSLKGLCYDGMEGLLYLSLYSFLSALAFTAILCSLPGAWRSFASDSEDYEDSDSESEDPFTSHQARRQTAVGSQRGALPPFYSYQGAGWTPPFSSAPPLPTPNTSSNGNPGYESLPLSDRQSPPPSYSPSMLTGYAGSQSRSSPARSRNMYSH from the exons ATGGCTGCCATGGCAACTGTGCCCAGTTACAGCCCTTCGATGTGGGTACGGCTATGCCACGCTCTACCTCGCCTCGATCTGACCATGCAGACGCGAGACAACGTGTTTGCGCCGGACAGCTGGGAGTACCAACag ACTCTTCTGGTCCTCTCCAGCCTCTCAGCCATCGCGCTCGTGCTCTCCCTCCTCGTGATCCTCTCCTTCCTCATCCACTATTGCTGCTGCCACCGCAGCAACTCCggaagggaagaggaggaggacgacgATGACGGCAGCCGTGCCAGGAAGGGGCGTGGCATCTGCTGCGTCACCTGGGTGTCCGTGGCAGCCGTTACGCTGTGCTG TGTTGCCATAGGCATTGGTTTCTATGGTAACAGTGAGGCTAACGATGGGATGTATCAGTTGACCTCATCTCTGCTCACTGCCAATTACACGCTGGCTTCCATCAATCTTCTG GTTTCGGACACCGTGGCTGGGCTGCAGCAGTCCGTCTTGGGGCCTCTCACCTCCTTGGAGGAGGTGTTTGGGGGGAGCAAACCTGCCCTGGTGTCCACGCGCTCCTGCCGGCGTCTGTCTGAGCGCGTGGCCTCCCTTCTTTCCTCCATCACTCTGAGCAAGGGCTTGAGCTTCAGCACTGCCGCGTCACGGCCCACTGGAAATGAAAGCGCAGCCAGGCTCCTGACCCCTGCCCCGCCCTCCGTAGCGCCCACGCTGACCCCCACATCCAACAGCATACCTTCATCCTTCTCTCCGGGGTGGGCAGCCAACATCCTTCTGGTGAATGAGGACTACAG GTGGCTATCATATGTGTTGCTTTTACTTTTGGATCTGGTGGTGTGTCTGTTTATCCTGCTAGGCTTGGCTAAACAGGTCCGATGGCTCCTTATTCT gaTGACGGTTTTGGCCTGGTTGGCTCTGTTTCTGAGCTGGGGATCCCTTGGCCTGGAAACAGCCACAGTGGTG gcaCTCAGCGATTTTTGCTTTGACCCAAACACATTTGTAGTCAACTCTACTCACTTCACCACGGGGACAAGCACAG AAATCCTGGACTATTACTTGAGCTGTAGTAGGCGAATGACTAGCCCCTTCCAGCAG CTGCTCACCCAGTCCCAGAGAGCACTGTCTAGCATCCACTCCCACCTCTTCAATCTGGAGCGAGACACACTCCCTCGATTCCCGAAAGCGGAG AAGCCACTGAGGGAGGTGCAACAGATGCTCAACATCACCGAGGGCAATTTCCACCAGCTGGTGGCGCTGCTCAACTGCCGAGGCCTTAACAAG GACTATATCGACTCTCTGAAAGGCCTGTGCTATGATGGGATGGAGGGATtgctttatctctctctctactcattCCTTTCTGCTCTGGCGTTCACAGCCATCCTTTGCTCCCTGCCTGGAGCCTGGAGGAGCTTTGCTAG CGACTCAGAGGATTATGAGGACTCGGACAGCGAGAGCGAGGACCCCTTCACATCCCATCAGGCACGTAGACAGACGGCCGTGGGCTCCCAGCGCGGGGCTTTGCCCCCCTTCTATAGTTACCAGGGGGCCGGCTGGACGCCCCCCTTTTCTAGCGCGCCTCCCTTACC GACTCCAAACACTTCCTCCAATGGCAACCCTGGTTATGAGAGCCTGCCTCTGAGTGACAGGCAGTCCCCGCCCCCTTCT TACTCTCCCAGCATGCTGACAGGCTATGCAGGTAGTCAGTCACGCTCCAGTCCCGCCCGTTCGAGGAACATGTATTCGCACTAA
- the ttyh1 gene encoding protein tweety homolog 1 isoform X2 produces MAAMATVPSYSPSMWVRLCHALPRLDLTMQTRDNVFAPDSWEYQQTLLVLSSLSAIALVLSLLVILSFLIHYCCCHRSNSGREEEEDDDDGSRARKGRGICCVTWVSVAAVTLCCVAIGIGFYGNSEANDGMYQLTSSLLTANYTLASINLLVSDTVAGLQQSVLGPLTSLEEVFGGSKPALVSTRSCRRLSERVASLLSSITLSKGLSFSTAASRPTGNESAARLLTPAPPSVAPTLTPTSNSIPSSFSPGWAANILLVNEDYRWLSYVLLLLLDLVVCLFILLGLAKQVRWLLILMTVLAWLALFLSWGSLGLETATVVALSDFCFDPNTFVVNSTHFTTGTSTEILDYYLSCSRRMTSPFQQLLTQSQRALSSIHSHLFNLERDTLPRFPKAEKPLREVQQMLNITEGNFHQLVALLNCRGLNKDYIDSLKGLCYDGMEGLLYLSLYSFLSALAFTAILCSLPGAWRSFASDSEDYEDSDSESEDPFTSHQARRQTAVGSQRGALPPFYSYQGAGWTPPFSSAPPLPTPNTSSNGNPGYESLPLSDRQSPPPSYSTLPAC; encoded by the exons ATGGCTGCCATGGCAACTGTGCCCAGTTACAGCCCTTCGATGTGGGTACGGCTATGCCACGCTCTACCTCGCCTCGATCTGACCATGCAGACGCGAGACAACGTGTTTGCGCCGGACAGCTGGGAGTACCAACag ACTCTTCTGGTCCTCTCCAGCCTCTCAGCCATCGCGCTCGTGCTCTCCCTCCTCGTGATCCTCTCCTTCCTCATCCACTATTGCTGCTGCCACCGCAGCAACTCCggaagggaagaggaggaggacgacgATGACGGCAGCCGTGCCAGGAAGGGGCGTGGCATCTGCTGCGTCACCTGGGTGTCCGTGGCAGCCGTTACGCTGTGCTG TGTTGCCATAGGCATTGGTTTCTATGGTAACAGTGAGGCTAACGATGGGATGTATCAGTTGACCTCATCTCTGCTCACTGCCAATTACACGCTGGCTTCCATCAATCTTCTG GTTTCGGACACCGTGGCTGGGCTGCAGCAGTCCGTCTTGGGGCCTCTCACCTCCTTGGAGGAGGTGTTTGGGGGGAGCAAACCTGCCCTGGTGTCCACGCGCTCCTGCCGGCGTCTGTCTGAGCGCGTGGCCTCCCTTCTTTCCTCCATCACTCTGAGCAAGGGCTTGAGCTTCAGCACTGCCGCGTCACGGCCCACTGGAAATGAAAGCGCAGCCAGGCTCCTGACCCCTGCCCCGCCCTCCGTAGCGCCCACGCTGACCCCCACATCCAACAGCATACCTTCATCCTTCTCTCCGGGGTGGGCAGCCAACATCCTTCTGGTGAATGAGGACTACAG GTGGCTATCATATGTGTTGCTTTTACTTTTGGATCTGGTGGTGTGTCTGTTTATCCTGCTAGGCTTGGCTAAACAGGTCCGATGGCTCCTTATTCT gaTGACGGTTTTGGCCTGGTTGGCTCTGTTTCTGAGCTGGGGATCCCTTGGCCTGGAAACAGCCACAGTGGTG gcaCTCAGCGATTTTTGCTTTGACCCAAACACATTTGTAGTCAACTCTACTCACTTCACCACGGGGACAAGCACAG AAATCCTGGACTATTACTTGAGCTGTAGTAGGCGAATGACTAGCCCCTTCCAGCAG CTGCTCACCCAGTCCCAGAGAGCACTGTCTAGCATCCACTCCCACCTCTTCAATCTGGAGCGAGACACACTCCCTCGATTCCCGAAAGCGGAG AAGCCACTGAGGGAGGTGCAACAGATGCTCAACATCACCGAGGGCAATTTCCACCAGCTGGTGGCGCTGCTCAACTGCCGAGGCCTTAACAAG GACTATATCGACTCTCTGAAAGGCCTGTGCTATGATGGGATGGAGGGATtgctttatctctctctctactcattCCTTTCTGCTCTGGCGTTCACAGCCATCCTTTGCTCCCTGCCTGGAGCCTGGAGGAGCTTTGCTAG CGACTCAGAGGATTATGAGGACTCGGACAGCGAGAGCGAGGACCCCTTCACATCCCATCAGGCACGTAGACAGACGGCCGTGGGCTCCCAGCGCGGGGCTTTGCCCCCCTTCTATAGTTACCAGGGGGCCGGCTGGACGCCCCCCTTTTCTAGCGCGCCTCCCTTACC GACTCCAAACACTTCCTCCAATGGCAACCCTGGTTATGAGAGCCTGCCTCTGAGTGACAGGCAGTCCCCGCCCCCTTCT TACAGTACTCTCCCAGCATGCTGA
- the ttyh1 gene encoding protein tweety homolog 1 isoform X3: MAAMATVPSYSPSMWVRLCHALPRLDLTMQTRDNVFAPDSWEYQQTLLVLSSLSAIALVLSLLVILSFLIHYCCCHRSNSGREEEEDDDDGSRARKGRGICCVTWVSVAAVTLCCVAIGIGFYGNSEANDGMYQLTSSLLTANYTLASINLLVSDTVAGLQQSVLGPLTSLEEVFGGSKPALVSTRSCRRLSERVASLLSSITLSKGLSFSTAASRPTGNESAARLLTPAPPSVAPTLTPTSNSIPSSFSPGWAANILLVNEDYRWLSYVLLLLLDLVVCLFILLGLAKQVRWLLILMTVLAWLALFLSWGSLGLETATVVALSDFCFDPNTFVVNSTHFTTGTSTEILDYYLSCSRRMTSPFQQLLTQSQRALSSIHSHLFNLERDTLPRFPKAEKPLREVQQMLNITEGNFHQLVALLNCRGLNKDYIDSLKGLCYDGMEGLLYLSLYSFLSALAFTAILCSLPGAWRSFASDSEDYEDSDSESEDPFTSHQDSKHFLQWQPWL, translated from the exons ATGGCTGCCATGGCAACTGTGCCCAGTTACAGCCCTTCGATGTGGGTACGGCTATGCCACGCTCTACCTCGCCTCGATCTGACCATGCAGACGCGAGACAACGTGTTTGCGCCGGACAGCTGGGAGTACCAACag ACTCTTCTGGTCCTCTCCAGCCTCTCAGCCATCGCGCTCGTGCTCTCCCTCCTCGTGATCCTCTCCTTCCTCATCCACTATTGCTGCTGCCACCGCAGCAACTCCggaagggaagaggaggaggacgacgATGACGGCAGCCGTGCCAGGAAGGGGCGTGGCATCTGCTGCGTCACCTGGGTGTCCGTGGCAGCCGTTACGCTGTGCTG TGTTGCCATAGGCATTGGTTTCTATGGTAACAGTGAGGCTAACGATGGGATGTATCAGTTGACCTCATCTCTGCTCACTGCCAATTACACGCTGGCTTCCATCAATCTTCTG GTTTCGGACACCGTGGCTGGGCTGCAGCAGTCCGTCTTGGGGCCTCTCACCTCCTTGGAGGAGGTGTTTGGGGGGAGCAAACCTGCCCTGGTGTCCACGCGCTCCTGCCGGCGTCTGTCTGAGCGCGTGGCCTCCCTTCTTTCCTCCATCACTCTGAGCAAGGGCTTGAGCTTCAGCACTGCCGCGTCACGGCCCACTGGAAATGAAAGCGCAGCCAGGCTCCTGACCCCTGCCCCGCCCTCCGTAGCGCCCACGCTGACCCCCACATCCAACAGCATACCTTCATCCTTCTCTCCGGGGTGGGCAGCCAACATCCTTCTGGTGAATGAGGACTACAG GTGGCTATCATATGTGTTGCTTTTACTTTTGGATCTGGTGGTGTGTCTGTTTATCCTGCTAGGCTTGGCTAAACAGGTCCGATGGCTCCTTATTCT gaTGACGGTTTTGGCCTGGTTGGCTCTGTTTCTGAGCTGGGGATCCCTTGGCCTGGAAACAGCCACAGTGGTG gcaCTCAGCGATTTTTGCTTTGACCCAAACACATTTGTAGTCAACTCTACTCACTTCACCACGGGGACAAGCACAG AAATCCTGGACTATTACTTGAGCTGTAGTAGGCGAATGACTAGCCCCTTCCAGCAG CTGCTCACCCAGTCCCAGAGAGCACTGTCTAGCATCCACTCCCACCTCTTCAATCTGGAGCGAGACACACTCCCTCGATTCCCGAAAGCGGAG AAGCCACTGAGGGAGGTGCAACAGATGCTCAACATCACCGAGGGCAATTTCCACCAGCTGGTGGCGCTGCTCAACTGCCGAGGCCTTAACAAG GACTATATCGACTCTCTGAAAGGCCTGTGCTATGATGGGATGGAGGGATtgctttatctctctctctactcattCCTTTCTGCTCTGGCGTTCACAGCCATCCTTTGCTCCCTGCCTGGAGCCTGGAGGAGCTTTGCTAG CGACTCAGAGGATTATGAGGACTCGGACAGCGAGAGCGAGGACCCCTTCACATCCCATCAG GACTCCAAACACTTCCTCCAATGGCAACCCTGGTTATGA
- the leng9 gene encoding leukocyte receptor cluster member 9 isoform X1: MEGCESSGKSFAEEWDTLAQAQTEPDVAAKDPTEPDVCKYFLMGRCHFGDRCRLSHSSLSADVVCNTRQAKDKGSRNQRTRKKSNKTEKAKGNETKEVDKKPRMRTADDVISRILWDSSVDPGDFVVGHLDRFLGVLERPFSDFSWDTQVCDCDYSEEMAIPRHRIQYFSYKGQCVWDRESRTDRVFGSTGQTVVPPFDMEDLLLENTELEVEESSSEKTELGESVESDTTAIVEDGPLSVAGDTTNGEKAKDAGYSGLTQEAEGLSISPRNEPPAAEEERKDAWDEEEEAKVLAAAVPPGPLPGRVPRKPTHFVCFRVDSPAALLAFQRVQRKVLTHLPQSEPFWVSPATLHVTLTLLVLHDPAEVYAAGELLRFIIRGRYKPPISVSFTPKLKHFNGKVLHLLPQPKSDIQGLNAPLQQAFRERGWLHRHSRDPTYHLTLAKVEGEGVCRMFEEVGTIKFAKDVNFGKLEVDKLYLCVNNTPKTESGFYETVCAVQLPTV, encoded by the exons ATGGAGGGCTGTGAGAGTTCAGGAAAATCCTTCGCGGAGGAATGGGACACGCTGGCACAAGCCCAAACAG AACCCGATGTGGCTGCAAAGGACCCAACAGAACCCGACGTCTGCAAGTATTTTTTAATGGGCAGGTGTCACTTTGGGGACCGATGTCGACTGTCTCATAG CAGCCTGTCTGCAGATGTGGTTTGTAACACTCGACAAGCAAAAGACAAAGGCAGCAGAAACCAGAGgacaagaaaaaaatctaacaaaacagaaaaggccAAAGGCAATGAGACCAAAG AAGTTGATAAAAAGCCGCGTATGCGCACAGCCGATGATGTCATTTCCAGGATTTTATGGGATTCTTCCGTGGACCCAGGTGACTTTGTGGTGGGCCACCTGGACCGCTTTCTGGGGGTCCTGGAACGCCCCTTCTCTGACTTCTCGTGGGATACTCAG GTGTGTGACTGTGACTACTCTGAGGAAATGGCCATTCCTCGTCACAGGATCCAGTATTTCAGCTATAAAGGCCAGTGTGTATGGGACCGAGAGAGCCGCACAGACCGAGTGTTTGGCTCTACAGGACAGACGGTGGTGCCCCCGTTTGATATGGAGGATCTGCTGCTAG AGAATACCGAACTAGAAGTAGAAGAGTCATCTTCTGAGAAGACTGAGCTGGGGGAGTCTGTAGAGTCCGACACAACTGCAATTGTTGAGGATGGACCTCTCAGTGTTGCTGGAGACACAACAAATGGAGAGAAGGCCAAGGATGCTGGATATTCTGGCCTAACTCAAGAAGCAGAGggactctccatctctcccagAAATGAACCGCCAGCAGCCGAGGAAGAACGGAAAGATGCCtgggacgaggaggaggaggcgaaGGTGTTGGCAGCGGCGGTACCTCCAGGGCCACTTCCAGGCCGTGTGCCGCGGAAGCCCACCCACTTCGTTTGCTTCCGCGTGGACTCTCCTGCTGCTCTCTTGGCTTTCCAGCGTGTGCAGAGGAAGGTCCTGACCCACCTCCCCCAGTCAGAGCCCTTCTGGGTCAGCCCAGCCACGCTGCACGTCACTCTCACTCTTCTGGTCCTTCATGACCCCGCTGAGGTGTATGCTGCTGGCGAACTCCTCCGCTTCATCATCAGGGGCCGATACAAGCCACCCATCTCCGTCTCCTTTACCCCCAAACTGAAGCACTTCAATGGGAAAGTTCTGCACCTGCTGCCGCAGCCAAAGTCAGACATTCAGGGCCTTAATGCCCCTCTCCAACAAGCCTTTAGGGAGAGAGGCTGGCTACACCGCCACTCACGAGACCCCACGTACCACCTGACCCTGGCCAAAGTagagggggagggtgtgtgtaggatgtTTGAAGAGGTGGGAACCATTAAATTTGCTAAGGATGTGAACTTTGGCAAGCTGGAGGTGGACaaattatatctgtgtgtaaacaACACACCAAAGACAGAGAGTGGCTTTTATGAgacagtgtgtgctgtgcagcTCCCCACTGTGTAA
- the leng9 gene encoding leukocyte receptor cluster member 9 isoform X2, giving the protein MEGCESSGKSFAEEWDTLAQAQTEPDVAAKDPTEPDVCKYFLMGRCHFGDRCRLSHSLSADVVCNTRQAKDKGSRNQRTRKKSNKTEKAKGNETKEVDKKPRMRTADDVISRILWDSSVDPGDFVVGHLDRFLGVLERPFSDFSWDTQVCDCDYSEEMAIPRHRIQYFSYKGQCVWDRESRTDRVFGSTGQTVVPPFDMEDLLLENTELEVEESSSEKTELGESVESDTTAIVEDGPLSVAGDTTNGEKAKDAGYSGLTQEAEGLSISPRNEPPAAEEERKDAWDEEEEAKVLAAAVPPGPLPGRVPRKPTHFVCFRVDSPAALLAFQRVQRKVLTHLPQSEPFWVSPATLHVTLTLLVLHDPAEVYAAGELLRFIIRGRYKPPISVSFTPKLKHFNGKVLHLLPQPKSDIQGLNAPLQQAFRERGWLHRHSRDPTYHLTLAKVEGEGVCRMFEEVGTIKFAKDVNFGKLEVDKLYLCVNNTPKTESGFYETVCAVQLPTV; this is encoded by the exons ATGGAGGGCTGTGAGAGTTCAGGAAAATCCTTCGCGGAGGAATGGGACACGCTGGCACAAGCCCAAACAG AACCCGATGTGGCTGCAAAGGACCCAACAGAACCCGACGTCTGCAAGTATTTTTTAATGGGCAGGTGTCACTTTGGGGACCGATGTCGACTGTCTCATAG CCTGTCTGCAGATGTGGTTTGTAACACTCGACAAGCAAAAGACAAAGGCAGCAGAAACCAGAGgacaagaaaaaaatctaacaaaacagaaaaggccAAAGGCAATGAGACCAAAG AAGTTGATAAAAAGCCGCGTATGCGCACAGCCGATGATGTCATTTCCAGGATTTTATGGGATTCTTCCGTGGACCCAGGTGACTTTGTGGTGGGCCACCTGGACCGCTTTCTGGGGGTCCTGGAACGCCCCTTCTCTGACTTCTCGTGGGATACTCAG GTGTGTGACTGTGACTACTCTGAGGAAATGGCCATTCCTCGTCACAGGATCCAGTATTTCAGCTATAAAGGCCAGTGTGTATGGGACCGAGAGAGCCGCACAGACCGAGTGTTTGGCTCTACAGGACAGACGGTGGTGCCCCCGTTTGATATGGAGGATCTGCTGCTAG AGAATACCGAACTAGAAGTAGAAGAGTCATCTTCTGAGAAGACTGAGCTGGGGGAGTCTGTAGAGTCCGACACAACTGCAATTGTTGAGGATGGACCTCTCAGTGTTGCTGGAGACACAACAAATGGAGAGAAGGCCAAGGATGCTGGATATTCTGGCCTAACTCAAGAAGCAGAGggactctccatctctcccagAAATGAACCGCCAGCAGCCGAGGAAGAACGGAAAGATGCCtgggacgaggaggaggaggcgaaGGTGTTGGCAGCGGCGGTACCTCCAGGGCCACTTCCAGGCCGTGTGCCGCGGAAGCCCACCCACTTCGTTTGCTTCCGCGTGGACTCTCCTGCTGCTCTCTTGGCTTTCCAGCGTGTGCAGAGGAAGGTCCTGACCCACCTCCCCCAGTCAGAGCCCTTCTGGGTCAGCCCAGCCACGCTGCACGTCACTCTCACTCTTCTGGTCCTTCATGACCCCGCTGAGGTGTATGCTGCTGGCGAACTCCTCCGCTTCATCATCAGGGGCCGATACAAGCCACCCATCTCCGTCTCCTTTACCCCCAAACTGAAGCACTTCAATGGGAAAGTTCTGCACCTGCTGCCGCAGCCAAAGTCAGACATTCAGGGCCTTAATGCCCCTCTCCAACAAGCCTTTAGGGAGAGAGGCTGGCTACACCGCCACTCACGAGACCCCACGTACCACCTGACCCTGGCCAAAGTagagggggagggtgtgtgtaggatgtTTGAAGAGGTGGGAACCATTAAATTTGCTAAGGATGTGAACTTTGGCAAGCTGGAGGTGGACaaattatatctgtgtgtaaacaACACACCAAAGACAGAGAGTGGCTTTTATGAgacagtgtgtgctgtgcagcTCCCCACTGTGTAA